The sequence acacctctttatgacacggtctccctatttaatctgaccgcaccagctgatcgaggctggattattgaactacgttccgtactcacgaaccagctgcaacatcgttgtgaaagccctctattaccggaccggactggaagacttcaagttcccttcacctttcctcatccacgactaaagctgaactctatccatacaggataaaccgcctctgaggagatctcgggaaccagtgttctatgtgccggaagctaagtaaaacctctgtgataagcgttgcatctcaaagctgttatttcctgtctccaaagtccttcgttaaaacaaacccgttacagctaacttcaactcatactttgtctcagttagctgcatctgtcttacttcagttaaagtctatggaacagctattgtaacttcttatcaccctattaattaatactactaaaggactctttctgattcagtcaccgtttactacttaaagctacagtgcatataattgtggacttcagttatcgtttactacttaaagctacagtgcatataattgtggacttcagttatcgtttactacttaaagctacagtacctgtaaattggaattaaagtcaataccttttactttttataataaatattcaaactataagaaatctgcagttgtgttccttcataacaaatgtttagacgtgacaccccCACGGGCGGGGACAAAGGATAGACTGAAGGGCAGAGTACGAACATTGAGGGACAAACctcaagcagatacacgcacgaCGCAAAGTACTAACGCGTTCCACACTCACAAGCTCCAAATACACTAGATCTCACAACTCTAGCAAAACGGGGAACAATCAGTTACGTAAATAAATGGCTAAACTCATCTTCCAGGAGAAATGTCTTTACAAAAGTTAAATTTACTTATGATActtgggacctgcgtgtccgtcaACATTGTGGGCCTGTGAGCCCATATAACCATTTGCATTAACATAGGGAGAGGGataatggggggaggggaagagaagagaggggaagaaagagagatgagggaaaggaaaaaaaaaagaggggataGAAACagagagaaagggggaaaaaCTACTCCTGCACAGGTGAATTGGGAGGTATGGGAGAAATTAAGCTTTGATAGAAATGAGAGTCTTGTAGCTGCTCATCCCTGACAAAGGGCGCACTCGCTCATTGCACATATGACCATTACAAATGTTACAAGAACTTCATGAATTAGACTAAGCAAATGTCATGCAAGCTCGGATAAACACTCAATGTTGCTTAACTTTGTTTCCGCACAGGCTGTGCATGTTATATGATATGTATTACGCTGATGGGGACCTGCGAGTACCATGGTCATTGCTCAACCTTGCTATCATGAATAAAAAtcgtatttacaaaaaaataaaaataaatgattgaaTGCAACACTCACTTTGAGCCCTGCATACAGTTCATCAGTCAGTCTGTTGCCACTAattgtaccataactactacagtatgTAGTCCCCTTTTGAAATTATTCAAACCAACATCTGACCTGGGGCTAGCCAGATCATTTCCACTGCTGACAATGGAGAGCTGGAAGCTCCCAAGCACGTCCTGTAGTGATTATTTTGCATAGACTGTTTGGTTAATTGAAATAGACTGAAAGAAACATTCGCACAGACATGTTTGTAGAAGTGCTCTGTATGAACTGAATACAGAGAAGAAAGTAAATGAAAAGTTGgaaatatagaaaacaaaatctttatttatctTGATATACAACATTTACAAAAACGGGTGATTTCCCACTATTTTTTATGAATAATTTATAGGAGAGCATCAAATATACTACATATGAAACACATACTGTAAATATACTGTAAATGCATGAGACAAGGACAAAATGCATTTTATTAactataagcaccataactagGGGAGCTCTCTACTGCTCACGCCTGGAAAGAGAGCGGGTCCTCCCTTTTTACAGGAAGGACAGCCTGGTATGAATACATCTATTATGTGAggccagcccactgagggcagatCTTGCAGTGAGTACTATTTCATTGCTCCTTGTTGGGTCCTAGTACTCTGAACAGAGATTGAGCACATTGTATGATGCACAAGCATTGTGTTGGTtgtggacagttccctggtgtcccacctTTGGGGACTAATAGTACACAAATGTGGAGATTCTGCACTACTGATGTGCAGTGTAGATGCAAGCTCCCAAGGCTACCCtccaatgtaatttttttttttttttttaaagcatagctGCAAAATCACATAGTTTGCAAATGGATAGTTCTTCCCCACAAAATTGGAGCAATGTTTTTACACACACAGTGTTTTTGTCAACCCTTAAATGTTGAATAATTGCAAAAACTGCCCCTAGGTGGAGTCAGTCAATTAAATATAAAAGTTGAATCTTTATGTAATCCAATATACAAAAAAAGGAcataacatacaaaaaataacacaattgtaaaatgacaaaataaataataaatttaccttaattaaaaaaaaaaaaatagcctctCATACTCAGAATAATCATGAATCGGGGTTTTGGTGTTTTTCATATGTTATGTCCTTTCTTGTTTATTAGATCCCATGAGGAGTTTACTTTTACATGTAATTGACTGACACCACCTAGGGGGTCTTTGCACTGATAGATGTAATCCACTGGTGTTACCTGAAACAAAGGATTTACAAACATACAGTGTTTGCCAAAACATTGCTTAGTCTATTTTCATGGTCAAATAAATCTTAATTTGCAAACTACGTGGTGTTGCGACCCTGCATTCTCTATTCTTATACTTTTTGTGACTGGAACTGAGTCAGGACAGTGGGACAGGACCCTAAAATCAGGGCTGTCTAGTCAGAATTAGGATGGTTGGGAGGCATGCATTTGGTTCATCTATGTCTTACTTACCGACATCTCATAGAAAATAACATAATGAGACAGAATTTATTAATGTTGACCTTTTTGTATCCAGTATATAGTTAGGTGTTAGGTAGCAAAACTCAGTTTTTTATATCTATGTTCTCCTATTTTTACATGAATTGTGTTAAATAATTTCATTAAATGAGTATTTTTCTGCTTGTTTGCATCTTAAATGACTCATGGTCATTTGCAAATGGCCAATgctaattacaatttttttttaaatattacttttttaatAGCCATTTTTGCATCTTTGTTTCTGAGACTATAAATAAGGGGGTTCGCTATTGGAGTTACTATGATGTATATCATTgataaaaatttatttaattcaaAAGATGTGCTTGCCCTGGGACGAACATACACAAATGCTAAAGCTCCATAAAATATAAGAACAACAATGAGGTGAGAAGCACAGGTAGAAAAAGCTTTCTGCCTTCCaagtgaggaagaaattgataaaattgtgataatgatTCGGATGTAGGTGACCAATGTTATTGAGAATGAAAATAATACAATGGCAAATGCAGTGAAAAAGTTCAATGTCTCAATGTCATATGTATTTTGGCATGCAAGCTTCAAGAGAGGGGAAAGGTCACAGAAAAAATGCTGAATGTTTCTGCCACAAAACTTTAGTTTCGATATTAAAAAAACAGGGAATAGGTTAAGTACGAACCCTCCTGTCCAACTCGCCAAAACCAGGTAAACACATATTGAGTGGCTCATTATATGAATGTAGTGAAGCGGATTACAAATTGCAATGTAGCGATCATAAGACATAGCTGTTAAAAGAAAACACTCAGTGGCCCCCAAAGAGAAGAAGAAATAGAACTGAATAAGGCAATTATTAAATGTAATTGAAAGGCTCCTTCCAATTACAAGAGCTAAAAGTTTGGGAATTGTGACGGAAGTGTATAATATTTCAATGAAGGATAAGTTGCtgataaaaaaatacattgggCTGGAAAGACAGGAGTCTGTCCTCactattattataataatgatattTCCAGTTAAAGTTAACATGTACATaatcaagaaaacaaaaaacacagtccAGTGCCAGGGCACAAATGTAGGGAAACCAATTAAAAGGAATTCTGTAATGTTGTTGTGTGTTCTGTCTTCCATCCTGCCAAAACATAAAATTATGATTATTTTATTAACAGTGATATCACAGAAACACATGTACCACCATCCCAGGTATCCATGGTCAACTCTGACTTTTAGGAAAATTAGGATGAGATTAGATTTTCTTGTGTATTTGAACTTGGTAGTCTTTAATGCTACAGACATAACAAATAGGAAGCACAAGAAAATCGCAAGGAAATAGTAATACTATTTACACAAAGAATTGGCTGACAGATTGgagaaatactttaaaaaaaaaaaaaaattggattttgCCTTTTAAAGAAGTGCAGCCAAATAGGAGGTGTGTTGTGccattattgacaaaaaaaaacctccaaagtGAGTATGTTacttaacatagttacatagttacatagttggaaagagacatgcatccatcaagttcagccttcgcTTCCAAGTTTGCAAAACAATTTGGAAAaacttccttcttgaccccattaTGGCAGGCAGATACCTCCTTGGATGAAAAagttattaccccactaaaaaaaaaaatatttccctgtATATTTTGATTTTGCGAGTATTTTGCCCAATTACTGTTTAAACATCTATGTAAACCCTGATAAAATCACTtctccaggcagagaattcaaattccttattgttcttactgtaaaaaaaaccttatcttttgccttagactaaatctcctttcttccagtctcaatgcaTCCTATGTATAGGCCTGCTTAGgaacagatttccagacaatgatttgactatcatatcccctctgaggcacagtttaaaaaaaaaaactaaaaaaaaactaaagagatttaaatgtgttaaccattCTTTATAACTAAAATTCTCAGTTTCTTTGATCAATTTTGTAACCCACCCCTTAACTTTTTCTAGTGACATAATATTCTTTTTTATAAcaggtgctcaaaattgcacagcatattcaagatgtggccgggggggaaggagagtaggtcccccccccttcaatcactattgtggccagaaagagtccctgtgggttttaaaattcgcctgcctattgaagtctatggcggttcgcccggttcgttccggttcgcgaacatttgcggaaattcgcgttcgcggttcgcgaaccgaaaatgttatgtttgcgacatcactatatcTGACATAATTGAGCTATATATCTTCCAATATGCATCTAACCTCCATCACTTGACCtattgaaaatgtaaataaaaggctTGGCAGCCTTGCACAAACAGTTCAAgaattatatattaaacatatttttcatCAAATTCATCATATTATTCTTCCAATCCAGAATTCAACATCAGGTTCCTATAATGTTGCAAGTTCAAGAAACTATAGTCTCTGAGCCTGAATACAAATATACCACACACTGGTCtgaatgcactaaaaaaaaaaaaaaaggattttcttaatccaatttacaaaaaaaaaaaactgtctaaaTCAAAATCACTGAATCAAACTTGTTGGAATGGACAGCGGCTAGGCACAGCAGGAACCTAAACaccagtctcacactagaatcaattAAAGTATTATGAAATAGAAATGCACATTGTACAAATcgaattatattttctatttgtaTCACTTATTTACCTCTCACTCTGTGTTGGCTGTTAATCTTTAAGACATGTCACTGTTCGAAAATAGACCTAAATGTGGGAAAATTGTTGACATTTTATTTAATGATGAAgaaattaatataaacaaagatcagaagacaaaaaacaaattacacaaatgtaatattatgttggaaaattgctAAGAAAAGAGATCAGGATCAAATGGGAAATAGCTACTAAGCAAATGATCATACTCACGGTTCTGAGATTCTCAAAAATTCTTTCCTCTTCATAATGAGTTGACAGAAATTTTAGAAAATGCTTCTTTTGATCTGATGGAGTTGATTATCAGGAGACATAAAAACACTTTGGATCAAATGGACAATAAAATCAATtaattgcatatttatttattttttttaatgaataatttGTCTTCTGATGGCTACACCACCATAACGGAAGTAATGAATTTgcaaaaaatggaaagaaataattgaaacaaaaaataaacaatgtttaaGGGATAAAAATGATTTTGTCAAAAAGAGAGTAAAAGCTTACCCAAGAGAGAATTAGAAATCCATAAACACTTCACAAATCTCTTAAAATATCTGGGAAATGAACATAACTTATCTAAGTAAATACACAGACAGAGCACAACACAACATCTACTCTATATAAAAGGACACTAAGACAGATGTCTATAGAAACACACCACCAAGAAAAACTAATAAGGAGCCACAGTAAAACTTCACATATATCAAGAGAAAGGAACACTAAAATGAGGGGGAAACACACCACCTCAAAAAGAATAGTTAGAAGAAAAGAGTATACATTGAGAGAAAGAAAGGAATAAACCATCAAGACAAGAGGATCCACATAAGATTCGTAGGACAACggaagatgataaaaaaaaattcatacaaCAGATTCTCCCATCTTAGGAGAACACCAAGACATGAGGATTTTTGGGATACACATGTCAAAGAGAAACACAGCAGAGCTCCAACATCTTCAACATCCCCAAACTGCAGggttacagctgcagggttaaccctagatgaacctggcactcagaccatttcattgagctaaagtggtctgggtgcctatagtggtcctttaatacattcCTAAAACAGATAGATCTTATAGGAATAAATAAACAGATACTTATTAAAACACATTCAATGGTATAACATTGTTACAAATAAAATGTTACTAATAACTTCAGTGCTTTTGCCAGGCATGTATATTACACTGACGGTCAATAGGTATTATTGATTTATTGGGATCATTGCAAAATATAGTGAGAACAGTATGACTCAGCAGTCACTTTCACTTTATGTTCTACATCTGCACATATTTTTAAGGCATTACATCAGAAGCTGTTGATTCCCCATTTTCCCTTTCTGAGTTCTTGTGGGCAACAATAGAAGAGGTTTGGTATAACCTAAATATTATTATGCTGAGATTTGAACCTTTCCTAAATGATGCTCTATGCTATGGGAGTCTGTTTCATAATTTTacatgaaaccttttttttttttgtcttatcatCATTTTTCATCCTTTACCACCCTTTCTTTTTACAAGGGTAAGTGTATATTTATAGCTCTCCACTGGACTTACTTATAGTGCATTTGTTCCACTTGGTTTACTTTGTTTTATTGCACAGCAAACACTGGCCTGAACGCACTCACAAAAAGGATtttcttaatatatataatataacagttaataaaataaaaaagacctgTCAAAATCAATGAATCAAAATTGGAATTGCAGTGTCTAGGTACAGCAGTAACCAATACACCagtatcaattaaactattattCAACCGACCTGCACATTCTCTTTTGGAAAAATCAAATTTTGAAATTCAGAAGCATATGAAATTACCGAAAACAAAAGTTTTCTGAACAAATTACACTTATTTTAAGAAGGTTAGCATATTAGGGACTATATCTATTAAACAACTAaaacagcaaaattaagaaaGGGGCTACTTAGTATTCTTACGTGGGCTCGCCATAATTAAAGGTATCAAATTAGATAAATTAGGTATTTTTGCTCTTTCGGCTGTCTAGTAGATAGCTCCCCTAATTTTATACTCTGATTTGTGGTTCCCTTACTCAGGAAACCAAATTAGGGTATAGTTTAGTAGATAGACCTAATTTAGTACCTTGACGTTGGGTTCCAATAGTTAGAATACCAAATAAGATCGCCGTTTAGCAGgcaactccctaatttggtaaaTTTATGTGGAATTgtctatttaaggataccaaataagaGTGATGTttagtagatttaaaaaaacagcacAGGTTTATGCTGTTGTGCAGAATGTGCAAAGTGCCACCCTTGGTGACTTTGAAAACACTACAGGCATAGTAGCACTTCTCACACCCTGCAAATCAGTTTACTTACCACAcagcctgtttttttttatatgtgcaaGTCTACCTTATCTTCTTTACTACTCAGTTTATGTTTTTAAATCGTATCAGTTTAACATGTGCtaactacagtgagggaaaaaaagtatttgatcccctgctgattttgaacgtttgctcactgacaaagaaatgatcagtcaatAATTTTAATGGTGGGTATATTTTAGCAGTGAGATACAGaattcccccaaaaaataatccagaaaaacgcatgtcaaaaaagttataaatagatttgcatgtcaatgagtgacataagtatttgatcccctatcatttcagcaagatttctggctcttaTGTGTCTTTTATTCAAGTaaagagctgagattaggagcattctCTTAAAGggaatgctcctaatctcagcttgttacctgtaaaaaaagacacctgtccactgaagcaatcaatcagattccaaactctccaccatggccaagaccaaagagctggccaaggatgtcagggacaagattgttgaCCTACACAAGGCccaaatgggctacaagaccatcgccaagcagcttggtgagaaggtgacaacagtaggtgagattattcgcaaatggaagaagcagaaAAATAACTGGTGCTCCATggaagatctcacctcgtggagcttcaatgatcatgagaatggttctgcccagaactacacaggaggatcttgttaatgatctcaaggcagcggggaccatagtcaccaagaaaataattggtaacacactatgtcATGaaggcacatgtacaggcccatctgaagtttgccaaagaacatctgaatgattcagaggagaactgggtgaacgtGTTGTGCTCAGATGAGATAAAAATCGAgcactttggcatcaactcaactcgccgtgtttaaCGGAGgatgaatgctgcctatgacccaaagaacaccatccccaccgttaaacatggaggtggaaacattatgctttggggatgtttttctaccaaggggacaggacaactgcactgcatcagaGTGACGATGGGCGGGGCCATGTaaagtcaaatcttgggtgagaacctccttccgtCAGCCagtgcattgaaaatgggtcatggatgggtattccagcatggcaatgacccaaaacacagagccaaggcaacaaaggagtggctcaagaagaagcacattaaggcatTGGAGTGCCATAGTCAGTCTGCAGACCTTAagtccatagaaaatctgtgaaaAGAgttgaaggtttgagttgccaaacgtcagccttgaaaccttaatgacttggagaggatctgtaaagaggagtgggacaaaatcct comes from Pelobates fuscus isolate aPelFus1 chromosome 5, aPelFus1.pri, whole genome shotgun sequence and encodes:
- the LOC134612065 gene encoding olfactory receptor 6B9-like, producing MEDRTHNNITEFLLIGFPTFVPWHWTVFFVFLIMYMLTLTGNIIIIIIVRTDSCLSSPMYFFISNLSFIEILYTSVTIPKLLALVIGRSLSITFNNCLIQFYFFFSLGATECFLLTAMSYDRYIAICNPLHYIHIMSHSICVYLVLASWTGGFVLNLFPVFLISKLKFCGRNIQHFFCDLSPLLKLACQNTYDIETLNFFTAFAIVLFSFSITLVTYIRIIITILSISSSLGRQKAFSTCASHLIVVLIFYGALAFVYVRPRASTSFELNKFLSMIYIIVTPIANPLIYSLRNKDAKMAIKKVIFKKKL